TCTCCCGAGAGGTACCATCTGCCGGAACCAGTGGCGGGAGCTTAATCAAGGTCTCTGCTTTGCAGGTCACCGGTTCGGCCGCATCCCACGCGCAACCACCCCCGCTCGGCTTCTGCACATAGACGAAGGACATATTCAGCCCCCACTCTTTTCGCCAGCCGCGAATGAGCGCCCCCATCAGGGTATACTGGTCCACCCCTTCAATGGCGGTGCCGGCTTCCCCCTGATCCCACACCACGCCGCGAATGGCAAAGGGCATATAGGGACGAATCAATTTCTCATAAAGGTTCCCCACCTGGCCTCTGCATTCCCCAGCTTTCAAAGGTTTACGGGGCTCTTTTGGCAGTTTTGCTTCACCCTTCTGCTTCGCCGCCTCAACCTCCTGTTTCCATTTCGCCAGATTCGCTTCGTAGGTCTTGACCGCCTCATCGTTGCGATACGTCTTCGCATATCCCGCAATGGCCCCCTTGCAGGACTGGTCTGAATCAAAGGCTTCCTGGCTGAGCCAGAACCCTGACGGAGTCCCGCCCACCGCACCTACCAGCAAGCCCACCGGCACCTTGAGGTCCTGCTGCAACGGTAAGCCGAAGCTGAACAAGAGCGCCGAGAAACTCCGGAGAGCCGCAGGAGTGGACTCCTGCCACCCTTGCCCGGGCGCAATCACCCGAAGCTGGGGATACGGGCCTCCTTCAATATTTTTCTTCAGCGGCTCATCGTTCGCCGTGTAACCGGCACCCGCCATCGCCATATTGGACTGCCCGGAGCCAACCCACACCTCCCCGACCAGCACGTCTGAAAGTTCTTTCTTATCGCTTTCCCCTGAAATGACCATCGTCCCTGGTTCAGCACTGGCAGACAGGGGCTCAAGCCACACCTTCCATGTCCCATTACTCCCCGCCGTGGTTGTTTTTGTCTGGAGCGCCTGTCCGGAACTTTTCGAAGGACTGAAGCTTACGGTCACTTTTTCATTTGGCGCCGCCGTCCCCCATACGGGAACCGGCATCTCGCGTTGCAGGACCATGTGACTGCTCAACACCGGTGGCAATGTAATCGCGCCACACGCCACATACTCAAACCCGGCCAGAAAAACTCCCAGCATTGCGCCCAACATCATGCGTCGCTTCATCTTCGTGATCCTTTCAAAAAATGCGTTTCCATCCGTTCCATGTCCGCTTCAGTCCCGACAATACTACTGTTTTCGTTGACCATAGATCAAGTGATGTATTAGCATGATGTATATCTGAAGGAGAGTCATGATGGTCCGGACACAAATATATCTAACAGAGAAAGAGCGGGATGGGTTGGCCGTTTTAGCCGAGGCAAGCGGAAAAAAGCAAAGCGAGTTGATCAGGAATGCCGTTGACATCTTCATTTGTCAATCCAGCCCGGGACATCGTCAAGCCGTGCTGAAGGAAGCGGCTGGCGTTTGGCAGCACCGTACGGACCTTCCCGACTTCACGGAAGTGCGCAAAAGCCTGGATCGGAGTTAATCCCATGACACCCCGCCCCGTATTGATTGACACCGACGTGCTGATTGACTTTCTCCGGGGGCTTGACAAAGCGGGGAACCTCATCAGGGCACATCAGGCTCAAATCATTCTTTCCGCCATCAGCGTTGCCGAACTCTATGCAGGAGTAAAGGGCGACAAGGAACTCGCCACACTCAATGCCTTTGTCGATCTCTTTCGGGTTGTCCCAGTCTCGACGGAGATCGCCCGCCTGGCAGGCCTTCACAAGCGCGACTTCCATAAATCACATGGTATTGGTCTCGCCGATGCCATTATGGCGGCAACGACCAAAGCCGAGAACGCAGAATTCAAGACCCTCAACATCAAGCACTACCCCATGCTTAAAGGGCTCTCGCCTGCCTACTCAAAATAAGCGGCAGGTCCCGATTGCAAACAAGAATGGCCGAGAGCGCCACTTGACGGTTGAATGAGAATGGTATGCTTGTCATATGAATACCCACCAACATAGAGTTGCTTTCTGCCTGACACTGCTCCTGCTCACCGCGCCCCTGGCCTCATTCGCGGAAGTCGCGCGCCCTCAGCTCCCCTTCGATCCGGCCACCCTGCCACTGCTTGACGAGGTGGATCTGGCGGCGCCCGAACCCGGCCACCGATTCCGGGTCTTCCCCGACACGGTCGTAGTGGAGAAAAAGGCCATTCTCGGCAAGCCCTGCCTGCTGTTACCCGACCGCCCGGATGCACCGGATCGCTATGTGGCCGTGCGCCTGGGTGAAGGCAAAGGCCTGAAGGACGGCGTGCCTTATGTCCTGCAGATCGACTACCCGGAGGATGTCGCCCGCAGCATGATTGTCTGGAACACCGGCAATGAGACCACCCGCGCCTTCCATACCGGCAACTCAGTAGGTGATGCGCTTAAAATGCCCTATGTGTCCGGCAACCCCGAGTCCCTGGCCTATCCGCTTTCCGGCCGTTGGCAGAACTGGACCACCGTCTTCGAACTGCATCCCCACTACCCGGAACTCGCCCGCATCAGCGACCGCCCCCTGACACCGGCCGACGGATTCACGGTGGTCCTGGCCCATTATAAGCATGCCAATGATCCCACCTCACAAGGACTTGCGGCCGGTCGTGTCCGCCTCTACGCGGCACCTGACCTGAAGTCCCTGACCTTGACGGTCAAGCGCCCTCCTGCCGCCTTACCGCAACGCCACCTTTTCTGGCGCGAGGAGATGTCGGATGGAATTATCTTCGACAAAAAGAACCCGGCCTTTGAGCCGCCGAGAATGGCGGAGTGGTATGCGGCCAAGATGCGCCTGATGAAATTCCTGGGCATGGATACGTTTTCCAAAGACCTGCTGGAGTTCGGCCATAACCAGGGCTGGGACTCCTCTAAATACGGCAGCAATGACTGGGTTTACCAAACCCCCAACCCCCAGCTCTGGAGTCAAGTGGTGACGCTGGCCGGATCAAACCAGGTGAACGTGCTGCCCTTGTATGAATACTGCGGCAGCATCGGCGGACGGTTGGCGCTGGGCCCGCAACGCCGTTGCAAAACGTTGGGGCAGGCGGGGAAAGGTCCCAAGGGACGCGACGATTACACGCATATCCACTGGAGCGAAAACGCCAATGCCGACGTGACGGATCCTGACACCATTGCGGACTTCCGCAAGATGCTGGAAATCACCATCACCGACGAGAAAGGCAAAGCGAATTTCCTGGGAGCCTGGCTCCGCCCCCGTAATAGCGGCCTGCCCGTCAGTTTCTCCGACCGCTGCCTGAAGCTCTACGCCGACCAGACCCGGCGCCCTCAGGCCCCTACCCGCTCCCAATTGAAATCCGACAAAGCGCTCTATCAGGACTATCTGAACTGGTGGCATCTGAAGCGTCATGATTTCTTTGTCGCCATCCAGGATTACCTGGGCCAACCCTCGGTACTCGGCACGAACGCGGTGCTTCTGTTCACTGGTGACCCGAGCGAGCCCGGCAAAATCTTTGAGGGGGGCGGCATTGTCACCGATAATCCCGGCCCATTCCCCGGCGAAAAAACCGTTCTGCCGGACAGCGTCATCTCCCAGCATCTGGGCTGGGCCGCCCTGACCGGCGAACACGACACCTGGGGCGGCTGGGAGTGGCAGCACTCCATTCCGAGTCTCGATCCGCAGAATTATACCCATACCCCGGGCGTCCTGCTCACCATGGCGTTCAGCCGGCAATACTCGGTATCGGACCCCAAAGCCTTGCAGGGGTTCCGGACCCCGAGTGGACTGGCGATGATCCGTCATTACCCCCTCAATGAAAATTGCTTTGGCGACAACAAAGACAAACCCATTGGCTATTTTGTCGCGGATTTCGAAGAGGCCGGCCCGTATTGCATGCTGGCAGAGGCGCGCGCCCTGGCGCTCGGCGACCCGACCTATATCGGGTACCTGACGGCCAACAGCCTGCAACGCGGCTTCCCGGAATATGTCCGCGCCTTCAATCAGGCCTTTCTCGCCCTCCCCGCCCTGCCGGGCCAGACGGTGGCGAATGCGGCCTCCGACAAACAGGTGGTCGTCCGCCAGATTTCAACCCCGAAAGACGGGACCTGGTATGCGGTGATCAATACCGGCATGACGGATGCCAGCGATGTCAGAATTACTCTTAAGCAACCCAACCTCACTGACTACCTCACCGGCAAACCGGTCAGACGGAAAGGCCAGACGACCTCGGTTTCCCTCTATCCCGGACAGGTACTAGTCTGGTATTCTACTCCCTAAATGAAGGAAATGATTAAATGACAACGACCACCGGAACACCGCCATCGCCACACCGTAGCGCCCATTCTGAACTGCTCTCCCCTGTTGAGATCGTGGCGGTAACCGCCCGGGGCGACCGTAAACTCTCCCATACCGATATGCTTAACTGGTCCGCCGGGTCGATCCGGGTCAGCCTGGTTGACACGTCCGACAGCCTGGCCATCGATATTGAGGCCCCCGGCGAAAGCCTCGCCAGTTTGATCATCCGCTGGCGCCATCCGTCACATTTCCTGCTTCTGGGCGACCACTGGGAACGCTCCTACGGTGACCTTCACTGGGAACCGGAAAACCCGGACCGCATCATGCCCTGGTATTTCATGGCCAACAGCGGCGCGGTCACGCATGGCGCGGGGGTCAAAACCGGGGGAAACTCCTTTGCCGCATGGAACCTCTGTGACGGCGTTCTCAAACTGGTGCTGGACACACGCTGTGGCGGATCCGGCGTCCAACTGGGAGCCCGCACGCTCCGGGCCGCCGAAATCGTAGTCCTGAAGGGCGATGGCAGCGAATCCCCGTTCCAGGCCACCCAACGCTTCTGTTCGATGATGTGCCCGAAGCCACGTCTGCCGAAGGCCCCGGTCTACGGGATCAATGACTGGTATTTCGCCTATGGCGCCATCACCCGCGAGGTGATCCTTGATCATGCCGAAATGCTGGCCCCGCTGGCCGTCGGTAACGCCAACAAACCCTTCTGCGTCATCGATGCCGGCTGGGCGAAACGGGCGCCGGGTAAAGAGACCATTTCCTGCTGGGCGGACTACTACGACACCCCCCATGATTCCTTTGGCGACATGACGCAAGTGGCCGGCGATCTCCGGAAGCTCGGCTATCGCCCTGCCCTGTGGACCCGCCCGCTCTGCGCCAGCCACACCGATAACCCGAATCTCCTGGTCCCCCATATTCCCCGCGTGGAGGCGCTGGGCTACCCGATTCTGGATCCGACGATTCCCGAGAACCTGGAGCGGATCAAACACAACCTCCACACCTACCGCCAATGGGGCTACGAGATGGTGAAGCACGACTTCTCCACGGTGGACCTCTTCGGGAAGTGGGGATTCCAGATGATTACGGACCGCGACATGACCTTTCCCGGCTGGCACTTCCATGACCAGAGCCTGACCAATGCCGAGGTGGTCCTTCAACTCTACCAGGCCCTGCGTGACGCCGCAGGGGATGAGCTCCTCCTGTTGGGGTGCAACACCATCAGCCATCTCTCTGCCGGCCTTTTCGAAGTGCAGCGGATCGGGGATGACACCAGCGGCCAGGAGTGGGCACGTACCCGTAAAATGGGAGTCAACACCCTCGGTTTCCGGGCACCCCAGCACAACCGGTTCTATGCAGCGGACGGAGATTGCGTGGGCCTGACCCCGGCAGTCCCCTGGGCAAAGAACAAACAATGGATGCAACTGCTGGCCGAGAGCGGAACCCCGCTGTTTATCTCCGCCCAGAAAGAGGCCGTTGGCCAAGAACAACGCGCCTTCATGAAAGAGTGCTTTACCCTCGCCGCCCGTGATCTCCCGGTAGGCGAACCCCTGGACTGGCAGGAAACCCCCTTCCCCCGCAAATGGAAGTTGAACGGCAAAACGGTCGATTTCAATTGGGATGAGTGAATCCATCAAAGGGTGCTAAAACAACAATGACTGGTTTTAGCACACGGAAAAGTCCTGCGCACATATACATAGGCGGGCCTCTCCATTCGCCGTAAACGGACTTGGTGGACGCCGACGTCCCGGCGGCGTGAATGCCCAAAAGGTGAAACCATCCTGACCTCAATCAGCGGCATCAGCGGCCGCCGAGACGTCGGCCGCCACCTCTCACGAACCGAAAGGCCCGCGAGCCCACACGTATGTGGGCCTTTCATAGCAGCGTCAGGACGACGCTATCACTTTAGAGCAAGTCCGGGCTGGGAGGGTTACTGGCCCCCATTTTCGCTGACCGTACTCGCGGATACACTTACGTCCCCTGGCTCGCATCTTTGCAGTCGGGTATTGGCGGCTTATAACTCACATCGCCACCATAGCGCTTCCAACTCTTATACAATTTCAGAAGAATGAAGAAGGCAGGAATACCAAAGGCAAGTTGCCACACCGGTATAAAGAAATAGGCCCGCTCCTTACCGACAAAGTGGCCCATGAGATCAAGGAATCCCCCTGCCAGACCACCCCCGACAATCCCCCCAACGGCTCGCCACACGGCATTAGTTGAACAAAACTGTCCATACCGCTCCCTAGGCAAAAGCCTCATCAGCAGGGGCGGATCCCACGCAAAGGCCAATGCCGCCGCAGGGGCACCAAAGCAAAGGGAAAACGTCATCGCAACCCAGAACGCCAACTCCGGAGTCGGGTGCCAGAACATCCAACTCAGACCTGCCGGAATGGTCAGCGTCAGACTTACAATAGAGGCAGCAATGACCACCCGAATCGGATGATACCGGTCAGCCAGCCACCCCACCCCCAGCGTCAGAATCCCAACAACAATGCTCGTGGTACCGCCAATCTTGCCCATCTGAGCCAGATTCAAACCAATTGCCAGTGAGAAAAAGATACCGAAAGTGGCCGTACCACCCCCAATCGCGCCAATAAAAGAGCAAAACCATAAATACCAATAATGGCTATGGGAATGGCATTCCTTACCGTAAGTCTTGATCGCCGCAATCGGTCCCACCTGCCCCCCGACATACGGCGGCGGCGGAGGATACAGCCCTTCCTTGACGTTGAAACACATCAATGTGAATCCCACGCCATAGAGGATCGCCGCACCAACGAAAATCTCTGTGGCATGCGTGCCTGCAAGCGGAAACACAAAGAAACTATAGAGCGAGCCCGCCCCCAGGGAGATGATCCGGAACCACGACATGAATCGAGCCAGAAGATGCTCAGGCACGACATCATTGAATAAATACCAGAAGACTGAAGTCACGAAGGTGTTGAAAAACGTGAAGCACACCAGAAATACCCCGAACGTCCAGATCGCCACCCGGTTCGCCGTGATCGCCGTCGTCCCAA
The bacterium genome window above contains:
- a CDS encoding CopG family transcriptional regulator; protein product: MMVRTQIYLTEKERDGLAVLAEASGKKQSELIRNAVDIFICQSSPGHRQAVLKEAAGVWQHRTDLPDFTEVRKSLDRS
- a CDS encoding type II toxin-antitoxin system VapC family toxin, giving the protein MTPRPVLIDTDVLIDFLRGLDKAGNLIRAHQAQIILSAISVAELYAGVKGDKELATLNAFVDLFRVVPVSTEIARLAGLHKRDFHKSHGIGLADAIMAATTKAENAEFKTLNIKHYPMLKGLSPAYSK
- a CDS encoding MFS transporter, whose protein sequence is MMDSHVEKKTDFTVENGRKVYHCGTLTYTKPALAVLCFWLLWGDFCYMLMETVTPSIMPLRFKALGATNTEMGLILGTIPGIVYSLMNPVISFKSDRFRSRWGRRIPFILASLPFLVICLFGLAFGDQIGFWIHSKIGTTAITANRVAIWTFGVFLVCFTFFNTFVTSVFWYLFNDVVPEHLLARFMSWFRIISLGAGSLYSFFVFPLAGTHATEIFVGAAILYGVGFTLMCFNVKEGLYPPPPPYVGGQVGPIAAIKTYGKECHSHSHYWYLWFCSFIGAIGGGTATFGIFFSLAIGLNLAQMGKIGGTTSIVVGILTLGVGWLADRYHPIRVVIAASIVSLTLTIPAGLSWMFWHPTPELAFWVAMTFSLCFGAPAAALAFAWDPPLLMRLLPRERYGQFCSTNAVWRAVGGIVGGGLAGGFLDLMGHFVGKERAYFFIPVWQLAFGIPAFFILLKLYKSWKRYGGDVSYKPPIPDCKDASQGT